The DNA sequence TGATATAATCTCAAATTAAAGAGAGAGACAACCAACTTCCATACAACATCAATCATACTTTCAAGCCAGTAACAGGTAGTACTCCATTTACAAAAAgacaaaccaaaaaaagggTATCCTCAACATTTAAACAAACAAATAAAGAAACAAAGAGAACCATCCCAAATTTCCCATCCCAATCTTCATCCTAGGTCATTCCACATAAAACCGCCCCCCAAATCTCCCTCCAAAAGCACCAGGCTCTTGTTTCCCCCGCCTAATCATACCTCACCATTCCCACCCAAGGCagatccctctccccaacacGCGTACAAGTCAAATAACCCACCTGCCCACCCCCCTGCAACTCGAGCTCAAGCCCGCTCCCCATCAGcggcctcaccacctccctcgccatagCCTTCAGCTCATCAATCCGCTTCTCGAACCTTCTCAAATTATCTCTCGAGTACAGGTCCGGCGTCAGCTTCAGAAACCTCTTACACTCGTCATGCGTCAGGTACCCTTTTTCGTTTTGGGTCGATCCCAGTACTCTATACGTCCTCCCCAAGGTAGCCAACGGGGGTACagacggagggggagggtgaaagTGGACGTTCCTCTGGGCAGAATTGCTGTTGCCGTTCGAGTTCGCAGGAACAAGAGCGCCCGCCGctgaggacgacgacgaagaagaagagttaTTCCTATGGCGGCCGCTGCTCCCCGAATTTCCATTTGTAAGTGCCGTGCGGGAGGACCTTCCCGTCCgttctggtggtggcgggggaagaggcggcggaggggtgGTGTTATCCGCCAGCCAGGTGCGAAACAGACTAACCGCCAGCCAGTCGAGATAATTCGTCCCTGGCgaaaccctctcccccgaagATCGATTCGTCAGAGTGAGTCGGAACAACCTCGCCTCGATTCGGGACACCGTCTCCTCTAGCTCGTCGACCTTGTCTTCTATTATGTCTATTACCGTCTCCGGGAAGGCAGCCCTAATGGAGCGCTCGCCTGCGGGCCACTGACCGACAACGTGGACCAACGCTTCTTGAAAGATGACTTTTGACCTGGCGAGGTAGCCTAGCCGGAGGTAGGAGATGGGGTATTTTGCTATTTGCTTCCAGAGGCGGGATTGGAACTGGAGCATGTGGTGGTCGACCCGCGGGCCGACGACCGCGAGGGCGTCGTATTGGTCGGCAAGGTTAAGCAATGATTTGCATTGAATGTAGGCGTCTGCTATGTTGATCGGGTCGAGGGTCGGGGCGTAGTTGTACATGATCCTGAACAGGTTGTCGTAGTCGCGCAGGAGGTCTTCTTcggctggtgttggtggtgggagggatggCGCGTGGTTGCCGGATGACGACAGACTGAGGTTGGCGACAGATCGAAAGAAAGAGTGCGATGTTGATTTGCTGCTGTGATGTCGGCTGGAGGAgtgtgagggtggtggtccgCCAAAAAGTGAATTGGTCGTCGGGGGCGGGCCTCGCTCCTCCTTTTGCACCAGCATGGGAATATCGTCGCCCCCTGACCCAAAGTCTAATTCATATCTccatctcttcttcaccggCGTCAGCGATGCAGACGATGGTTTCCCAACTGCACCTCCATCATGGCTCCCCACAATCCCTTGGTCCTCTATCCTTGTCAGCTGCTGCGACGCTCCTGCCGGCTTGACTCCCTCGATTGCGCCGGCAGTGGGAGGTGCTGATAGCGACGGCGGAGTATTCTCGGGGACTGCTTGCGCTCGCGACCATTCATTGCTGGTGCTGATCTCGAAAAACCCAGAGCATCGGGTCAGGGTATGTCGGTGAAGGAGGTATCGATTCTCGTGGCCGGATGCGAGACGCACCAGGATTTCGACATCGCCGCTGTGACTGAAGACGGGGAACTCATTCTGCGGAACGAACGAGGTGCCACCAGCATGAGACCGATTGTAGCGTCTCGAGCGCGACGAGACATGTGAAGCTGCCGCGCGGGGGGCGCCGGTCTCTCTCCTTCGGTCGCTTGCCTCCACGGCGGATGAGGTCCCCCGCAGTGCCAGGACCGTGGGCCCGTCGCCGTGATGCGACACCATGaatgctggcggtggtgtgcCAAAATCCCGGGTATCTGTtgcttcccccctcttctgcTTTGCTCGGTCTGCTGTTATACCTCGTGCGACGATAACAAAATGCTCTCCCGACTAGTATCCTTCTGATCTTGCTCCCCTGGCTGCCTCCGTCTAACGATGTCACTGTTATTTGGCGTGAGCTCCTCTGACAGCTGGCACCTGGCCGGCAAACTTGGAGAGAGGTTGCACTAAGAGGGGTCGAAGCTGCAGGCAAGGCAGAGCGGGCAgtcttccaggttgtttgGTGCGCGCGCGCTCAAGGTCAACGCTGCAAGGCAAAGCcaataaaaaacaaaacaaacgaTAGAAagaggggagaaggaggtgaaaAAGCAGGCAATCCTACCCCTTGCTGACGATTGCGtgagaggaaaaaaaaaagagacaggGGATGTGCCCAGGTGGTATCTCCCTGGGCTTGTGACTCTGTGGACTCGGCAGGTCGAGGCAGCGGAGTGAGGCAACGGCAAGGTTGCGAGGCCGTGTTTCTTGCTCTGCTTTCCCAGCCCACCAGGGCAGAGCAGTCCCGCCCCGGTTGTCGACGGCGAACGAAAACTTGAGAGGGAAAACAAGAGCTGCTCTTTCGCAGACCTCCAGGTTTTGCCACCACCAGGGGAATGGGTGAGTGGACAGCCAGCTCTAGGTCTTCTGCCGACCCCCAAGGCAAGCAAGCgattggtggtgaggtgacgGTCGACCTGACCTAGGTTGGCTGCCCTTGGTCTGTTGTTGCAGAAGGGATTGGTCCAGGATAACCATATGGGAAAAAACCATAGAAGATTTAAAAgacaggaaggagaagatgaaACAAATGAAAATCAACCACAGgcttctgttgttgtttaCCTCACGTCGACAcccaggtaggtagggacCGGATAGGCAATGTCCGCATAGCTATCATGCAGGACGCGCCCTGTCCGCGTTCTATTATTTACCAAGTCCACCGCCGTTCGCAGCACATTGGTATGTTTGTGGCCTTTCTCGGGAGGTTGGACTCGATTGGATGCCTGCTCCCTGCTTAGTCGAGTTTGTGTCCCCAGATGCCACCATTTCCATATTCCCGTTGCGGTGCATGGTAAAGTTGGTCAGTAGCGTGAGACCAAACCTGCTGGGCTCACTCACCTGACTCCCGATTCCGGCACCTCGAGTGTTCGGGACGGAGCTGAAGTGGTTTGGTAGGACAAAGATAAGCAGAGACGATGTTGTGTCCAGAATCCACCTCTGTCATCTCGATAGTTTGTCTTTGGTGTTGGCCTTTTCTACCCGAGAATCTGTCTTGTTCGGGGCCGGAGAGCCATCAATTGCATCAGCTGTCGGCCAGATGCCCGCATGCTTTAGCAAAAGAAGGGATGGCACCGCACACCAAAAACTCAATCACCACCTGATATGCTCACTGACATAACTTCACACAAACCATCTGATCTCATCAAGACATGACTTGAGCGGGCCCTGTATGAGCCTGCAGCCTAATTCACGCTCACAAAACTTCGAATCATGGTAGTAGTTTGATGGCAATTCGATTGCTTGCTAGTAATACACCTGATTGGTTAAAAACACATGGCTTAAGTGAAAATTGCCTTGAAATCCCCTGTTACCTTTTGAACCCCAGAACCCCTTGGAAATATGAGACGAATATGGTCGAAGAAATCGCATCGACGCCTGCCAGATTCAACGCCATGCCGCCCACGCAACACTTCACCAGAAGCTGCGCTCAAAAGAATCCCATCCCGCCAACGCCAAAGCCAACAGAAGACGGTGAGTCGCAAATATGTGTTTAGTTCATGTCAATCTCGATCGAGGTGACGGGGCTGATGTGTGTCGCAAAAGAGGCGGTGGGCTGCAGAGGCCTGGGTGATTCAGAGGCTTCCATGGTGGCTGGCCCGTCAAAGGTAGGGGGTGAGGTCTTGAGGTTTTGAAGGGCGCGATCAGCTGTGGTGCTGACAAGACACCCCTGACGAAGGTTTTCGGCGAATAAAAAGTAACCTTCGGATGCTTCGACCAAGTATGATTGGAGGCCACGGCTCTGGAGAAGAATCTTGGCGTTGGTGACAGGGTAATGATTGTCAATGAAGCGAGCCCAGCCTCGAGCAGCAGCTTGAATATGTTCGTCATCGCTGATCCGACTCCATCCAATGCCAAGATGAAGAGTGAAGTCATCGACGATGGGCTGCCCAAGAGACTCGGACGAACCCAGCAAGGGGCTGGAGGCAGCACGGGTAGGGCTGGCCCGTCTGCTAGGCGAACTGTCGTCCCGGCTCACTTCGAGGCGCTGAGATTTGTGACTTCTGAGAGAGGGTCTGGACTGAGACAgttgctgctgagcaagGACCGCAGCTTCCATCTTGCgcgcttcttctttggcgaCCTGTTCCTCAACCCAAGTGCCAGATTGACTGCTGGCATCCGCGACGTAGGCAGAactcttcttgatgagagTCATGCCAGGGCCGTAGACGTACTCCTCTTCTGGGGTTTTGATGACAGGAGCGTCAACCACCTTCTCGGGGGGGTCAAGATTGACAGCAGCCTCGTCCCTGGATCTTTTGCGACCGGCGACTGACGAAGGGCTGCGAGCGAAATAGGCATTGTTGAGAGACatggcttggtgttgttggacaAAAGGCATGCCGAGCGAGCCCTGGTGAACTGCCTGTGGTGACATGGCGAGAACCGGCGATGAACCGTAGACGCGATCGAAAGACGGCATCTTGGGAATCTGTTGGATCACTAGAGGATGAGTGTGAGAAATGTAAGAAATGTGAGTTAGATGCGAATGAAGTGACACTGGTCAGATCAAGCGCGCCTCAGGtgcaggtgctggtgctgtgaTGTTAGGAGTGGTTGTCAGGGGAAAGGTGGTGAAAAGTTTGAGGGAGGTAGGTCAAGGTAGCGACGATGAGATTGGCCGGGGTGTACAAGACAATTGGCCAGGAGTGGAGGTCAGAATATCCCAACCCAGAAAATAGTAATGGAATTGACCGCAGGTGAGGCGTTGAGGACGTTGGAAACGGAGGTGAAGTGGTGGAAAGGGTACGCGGGTAAGAGCCGGCAAGGTGGAAGCCAGGCACGGGACGGCGACGAGAATGTGGGAGCCGTGTGTAAGTGGGAGACGACGGCGTGGCTGGCGTGGATCAGGAAGGGTCGAGAAGTGGTCAAGTCAAagatgggaaggaaggagggaggagatcaCAAATATATGTGTGATGGGAAGGTTGGGgtggaagagagaaaagagaaggaggaaaggaaGCAGGGCGCAAGGTAAGATctgggggaagaagaagcagaagagggCAGCGTGAGACATGCTTCGACCTGCGAGGCAGACAAAAAGGCATTGGAGCTTGCAGGTGGGTGGATGCGCCACAAGAGAAAGGGCTTTGTAACATCCCATTGGCCGGCCCCCAAAGAGCGGGTCTGGCCCACTGATGCTCTTCTGATTGGGTCAAAATTGTTTGCAGCaagcgggcggcggcggaagATAGCTGGCCCGAATGTGGTTAGATCGGCTGTTGCCCCCTTGGTCGTTCCGTCCCCCGCTGACTGTCCCCGCTCTCGGTGGTCCATGCTGCTTCTCGCCTGGTGAGCCCGGC is a window from the Podospora pseudocomata strain CBS 415.72m chromosome 6, whole genome shotgun sequence genome containing:
- a CDS encoding hypothetical protein (EggNog:ENOG503NX5N), with product MVSHHGDGPTVLALRGTSSAVEASDRRRETGAPRAAASHVSSRSRRYNRSHAGGTSFVPQNEFPVFSHSGDVEILVRLASGHENRYLLHRHTLTRCSGFFEISTSNEWSRAQAVPENTPPSLSAPPTAGAIEGVKPAGASQQLTRIEDQGIVGSHDGGAVGKPSSASLTPVKKRWRYELDFGSGGDDIPMLVQKEERGPPPTTNSLFGGPPPSHSSSRHHSSKSTSHSFFRSVANLSLSSSGNHAPSLPPPTPAEEDLLRDYDNLFRIMYNYAPTLDPINIADAYIQCKSLLNLADQYDALAVVGPRVDHHMLQFQSRLWKQIAKYPISYLRLGYLARSKVIFQEALVHVVGQWPAGERSIRAAFPETVIDIIEDKVDELEETVSRIEARLFRLTLTNRSSGERVSPGTNYLDWLAVSLFRTWLADNTTPPPPLPPPPPERTGRSSRTALTNGNSGSSGRHRNNSSSSSSSSAAGALVPANSNGNSNSAQRNVHFHPPPPSVPPLATLGRTYRVLGSTQNEKGYLTHDECKRFLKLTPDLYSRDNLRRFEKRIDELKAMAREVVRPLMGSGLELELQGGGQVGYLTCTRVGERDLPWVGMVRYD
- a CDS encoding hypothetical protein (EggNog:ENOG503P44M) — encoded protein: MPSFDRVYGSSPVLAMSPQAVHQGSLGMPFVQQHQAMSLNNAYFARSPSSVAGRKRSRDEAAVNLDPPEKVVDAPVIKTPEEEYVYGPGMTLIKKSSAYVADASSQSGTWVEEQVAKEEARKMEAAVLAQQQLSQSRPSLRSHKSQRLEVSRDDSSPSRRASPTRAASSPLLGSSESLGQPIVDDFTLHLGIGWSRISDDEHIQAAARGWARFIDNHYPVTNAKILLQSRGLQSYLVEASEGYFLFAENLRQGCLVSTTADRALQNLKTSPPTFDGPATMEASESPRPLQPTASFATHISPVTSIEIDMN